Within the Pseudomonas guangdongensis genome, the region GTCTGCCGGTTCATGGTCAGCGCACCAAGACCAACGCCCGTACCCGCAAGGGTCCGCGCAAGCCGATCCGCAAGTAATCGCATCCGCGAATCGACAGGAATCTAGTCATGGCAAAACCTGCTGCTCGTCCTCGTAAAAAAGTCAAAAAGACAGTGGTTGATGGCATCGCCCACATCCACGCGTCGTTCAACAACACCATCGTGACCATCACCGACCGTCAGGGCAACGCTCTGTCCTGGGCGACCTCGGGTGGTTCCGGCTTCCGTGGCTCGCGCAAGAGCACTCCGTTCGCTGCCCAGGTGGCTGCCGAGCGCGCCGGCCAGGCCGCTCTGGAGTACGGTCTGAAGAACCTCGACGTCAACGTCAAGGGTCCCGGTCCGGGTCGCGAATCCGCTGTGCGTGCTCTGAACGCCTGCGGCTACAAGATTGCCAGCATCACCGACGTGACGCCGATCCCGCACAACGGGTGCCGTCCGCCGAAGAAGCGTCGCGTGTAATAGGAGACAGTGAAGAATGGCTCGTTACATTGGTCCCAAATGCAAACTGTCCCGTCGCGAAGGCACTGACCTGTTCCTGAAGAGCGGCGCCCGCGCTCTGGAATCCAAGTGCAACATCGAAGCGGCTCCCGGTATCCACGGCCAGCGTCGTGGTCGCCTGTCCGAGTACGGCACCCAGCTGCGTGAAAAGCAGAAAGTCCGTCGTATCTACGGCGTGCTGGAGCGTCAGTTCAGCGGTTACTACAAGGAAGCTACCCGTCGCAAGGGTTCGACCGGCGAGAACCTGCTGCAGCTGCTCGAGTGCCGTCTGGACAACGTGGTCTACCGCATGGGCTACGGTGCTACCCGCGCCGAATCCCGTCAGCTGGTTTCCCACAAGGCCATCACCGTCAACGGTCAGACCGTGAACATCCCCTCCTTCCAGGTCAAGGCTGGCGATGTGGTTGCCGTTCGCGAGAAAGCCAAGAATCAGCTGCGTATCGCCCAGGCTCTCGAGCTGTGCGCCCAGCGCGGCCGCGTTGAGTGGGTGGAAGTCGATGCCGAGAAGAAGTCCGGTGTGTTCAAGAGCGTACCGGCTCGCAGCGACCTGTCCGCTGACATCAACGAAAACCTGATTGTCGAGCTCTACTCGAAGTAAGAGCTAGAAAATAGGTGCATCCATGCAGAGTTCGGTAAATGAGTTTCTGACCCCGCGTCATATCGACGTTCAGGTGGTCAGCCCGACCCGCGCCAAGATCACGCTCGAGCCTCTCGAGCGCGGTTTTGGTCACACACTGGGCAACGCGCTGCGTCGCATCCTGTTGTCCTCCATGCCTGGCTGCGCAGTGGTTGAGGCTGAAATCGATGGCGTACTCCACGAGTACAGCGCCATCGAGGGTGTGCAGGAAGATGTCATCGAGATCCTGCTCAACCTGAAAGGCCTGGCCATCAAGCTGCACGGTCGTGATGAAGTGACGCTGACCCTGGCGAAGAAGGGCCCGGGTGCGGTGACCGCTGCCGATATTCAGCTGGATCATGATGTCGAGATCGTCAACCCCGATCACGTGATCGCCCATCTGGCGGACAATGGCGCACTGAACATGCGCCTGAAGGTCGCTCGTGGCCGTGGCTACGAGCCGGCCGACGCCCGCCAGAGCGACGAGGACGAAAGCCGTTCGATCGGCCGTCTGCAGCTCGATGCCTCGTTCAGTCCGGTTCGCCGCCTGGCCTACGTGGTGGAAAGCGCCCGTGTCGAGCAGCGCACCAACCTGGACAAGCTGGTCCTCGACCTGGAGACCAACGGCACCCTCGATCCCGAAGAGGCGATTCGTCGTGCCGCGACCATCCTGCAGCAGCAGCTGGCCGCGTTCGTCGACCTCAAGGGTGACAGTGCCCCGGTGGTGGAAGAGCAGGAAGACGAGATCGATCCGATCCTGCTGCGTCCCGTCGACGATCTGGAACTGACCGTGCGTTCGGCCAACTGCCTGAAGGCGGAGAACATCTACTACATCGGTGACCTGATCCAGCGCACCGAAGTGGAGCTGCTCAAGACGCCGAACCTGGGCAAGAAGTCCCTGACCGAGATCAAGGACGTTCTGGCCTCCCGCGGTCTTTCCCTCGGCATGCGCCTCGACAACTGGCCGCCGGCAAGTCTGAAAAAGGATGACAAGGCGACTGCCTGATCGTCCCTGATAACCGAACTCTAGGTTTGGTAAGGAATTTCAATCATGCGTCATCGTAAAAGTGGCCGTCACCTGAGCCGCACCAGTGCGCACCGCAAAGCCATGTTCCAGAACATGGCGGTGTCGCTGTTCGAACACGAGCTGATCAAGACCACCCTGCCCAAGGCGAAAGAGCTGCGTCGCGTTGCCGAGCCGCTGATCACCCTGGCCAAGGAAGACAGCGTCGCCAACCGTCGTCTGGCTTTCGACCGCACCCGCTCCAAGGCTGCAGTCGGCAAGCTGTTCAACGAGCTGGGCAAGCGCTACGCCAACCGTCCGGGCGGCTACCTGCGCATCCTCAAGTGCGGTTTCCGCGCTGGCGACAACGCGCCCATGGCGTATGTCGAGCTGGTCGACCGTCCGGTCGGCGGTGCTGTGGAAGCAGCTGCCGAGTAAGATCGGGTGATATGCAGAAAACCGGGCCTCGTGCCCGGTTTTTTGTGCCCGGCGAAAAGCGCTGGCTTGACCGCGGCGCCGGTCGGGTCGAGCATAGATTGGCTATCGATTCATTCAGGAAGCGCGACCATGAAAGGCCATGCCGACGTCATCGACTATCTGAAGACCCTGCTCAAGGGCGAACTGGCCGCGCGCGACCAGTACTTCATCCACTCGCGGATGTACCAGGACTGGGGACTGACCCGCCTCTACGAGCGCCTCAACCACGAGATGGAGGAGGAGACCCAGCACGCCGACGCGCTGCTGCAGCGCATCTTGTTCCTCGAAGGCGCCCCGGACATGACTCCCGACGCCCTGCGGGTCGGCAGCACGGTGCCGGAGATGCTGCGCATCGACCTGGAACTGGAGTATCAGGTGCGCGCCGCGCTGGCCAAGGGCATCGCCCTCTGCGAGCAGCATCAGGACTACGGCAGCCGCGACATCCTGCTGGCCCAGCTCAAGGATACCGAGGAAGACCACGCCTACTGGCTGGAGACTCAGCTCGGCCTGATCGAGCGCATCGGCCTGCAGAACTACCTGCAGGCGCAGATGTAGTCCGGCAGGCGCAGTACCCGACGCCCCGCATTGCGGGGCGTCGTCGTTTTCGGTCTCAGCCGCGGCAGCGCTCCAGCAGCGGGGCGAGGAAGCGTCCGGTGTGCGAGTGCGCCATGCTGGCGACCTGCTCGGGCGTACCCGTGGCGATGATCTGTCCGCCGCGCGAGCCGCCCTCGGGGCCGAGGTCGACCAGCCAGTCGGCGGTCTTGATCACGTCGAGGTTGTGCTCGATCACCACCACGGTGTTGCCGTGGTCGCGCAGACGGTGCAGCACGTCGAGCAGCTGCTGGATGTCGGCGAAGTGCAGGCCGGTGGTCGGCTCGTCGAGGATGTACAGGGTCTTGCCGGTGTCGCGCTTGGACAGCTCGCGGCTCAGCTTGACCCGCTGCGCCTCGCCGCCGGACAGGGTGGTGGCGCTCTGGCCGAGCTTGATGTAGGCGAGCCCCACGTCGATCAGGGTCTGCAGCTTGCGCGCCACCGCCGGCACCGCGTCGAAGAATTCGCGGGCCTCCTCGATGGTCATCTCCAGCACCTCGTGGATGCTCTTGCCCTTGTACTTCACCTCCAGGGTCTCGCGGTTGTAGCGCTTGCCCTTGCACACGTCGCACGGCACGTAGACGTCCGGCAGGAAGTGCATTTCCACCTTGATCACCCCGTCGCCCTGGCAGGCCTCGCAGCGTCCGCCCTTGACGTTGAAGGAGAAGCGCCCCGGGCCGTAGCCGCGCGAGCGCGACTCCGGCACCCCGGCGAACAGTTCGCGGATCGGGGTGAACAGCCCGGTGTAGGTGGCCGGGTTGGAGCGCGGCGTGCGGCCGATCGGGCTCTGGTCGATGTCCACCACCTTGTCGAGGTGCTCGAGCCCTTCGAGGCGCTCGTGGGGTGCCGCCTCCAGCGACTCGGCGCCGTTCAGCGCGGTCGCCGCCAGCGGGTACAGGGTGTTGTTGATCAGCGTCGACTTGCCCGAGCCGGACACCCCGGTGACGCAGGTGAGCAGGCCGACGGGCAGCTCCAGATCGACGCTCTGCAGGTTGTTGCCGCGCGCGCCCTTGAGCCGCAGCAGCTTCTGGGGGGCGACCGGCGTGCGCCGGGCGGGGTAGCGGATCTGCGTCCGCCCGGACAGGTACTGGCCGGTCAGCGAGTCGGGATGGGCCATCACCTCGGCGGGGGTGCCCTGGGCGACGATGCGCCCGCCGTGCACGCCGGCGCCGGGGCCGATGTCGATCACGTGGTCGGCCAGGCGGATGGCGTCCTCGTCGTGCTCGACCACGATCACCGTGTTGCCCAGGTCGCGCAGGTGGGTGAGGGTGGCCAGCAGGCGTTCGTTGTCGCGCTGATGCAGGCCGATGCTCGGCTCGTCGAGGATGTACATCACCCCGACCAGGCCGGCGCCGATCTGGCTGGCCAGGCGGATGCGCTGCGCCTCGCCGCCGGACAGGGTATCGGCGCTACGCTCCAGGGTCAGGTAGTCG harbors:
- the rpsD gene encoding 30S ribosomal protein S4, which produces MARYIGPKCKLSRREGTDLFLKSGARALESKCNIEAAPGIHGQRRGRLSEYGTQLREKQKVRRIYGVLERQFSGYYKEATRRKGSTGENLLQLLECRLDNVVYRMGYGATRAESRQLVSHKAITVNGQTVNIPSFQVKAGDVVAVREKAKNQLRIAQALELCAQRGRVEWVEVDAEKKSGVFKSVPARSDLSADINENLIVELYSK
- the rpsK gene encoding 30S ribosomal protein S11, whose amino-acid sequence is MAKPAARPRKKVKKTVVDGIAHIHASFNNTIVTITDRQGNALSWATSGGSGFRGSRKSTPFAAQVAAERAGQAALEYGLKNLDVNVKGPGPGRESAVRALNACGYKIASITDVTPIPHNGCRPPKKRRV
- the rplQ gene encoding 50S ribosomal protein L17, coding for MRHRKSGRHLSRTSAHRKAMFQNMAVSLFEHELIKTTLPKAKELRRVAEPLITLAKEDSVANRRLAFDRTRSKAAVGKLFNELGKRYANRPGGYLRILKCGFRAGDNAPMAYVELVDRPVGGAVEAAAE
- the bfr gene encoding bacterioferritin, which translates into the protein MKGHADVIDYLKTLLKGELAARDQYFIHSRMYQDWGLTRLYERLNHEMEEETQHADALLQRILFLEGAPDMTPDALRVGSTVPEMLRIDLELEYQVRAALAKGIALCEQHQDYGSRDILLAQLKDTEEDHAYWLETQLGLIERIGLQNYLQAQM
- a CDS encoding DNA-directed RNA polymerase subunit alpha, which translates into the protein MQSSVNEFLTPRHIDVQVVSPTRAKITLEPLERGFGHTLGNALRRILLSSMPGCAVVEAEIDGVLHEYSAIEGVQEDVIEILLNLKGLAIKLHGRDEVTLTLAKKGPGAVTAADIQLDHDVEIVNPDHVIAHLADNGALNMRLKVARGRGYEPADARQSDEDESRSIGRLQLDASFSPVRRLAYVVESARVEQRTNLDKLVLDLETNGTLDPEEAIRRAATILQQQLAAFVDLKGDSAPVVEEQEDEIDPILLRPVDDLELTVRSANCLKAENIYYIGDLIQRTEVELLKTPNLGKKSLTEIKDVLASRGLSLGMRLDNWPPASLKKDDKATA